In Vanacampus margaritifer isolate UIUO_Vmar chromosome 18, RoL_Vmar_1.0, whole genome shotgun sequence, a genomic segment contains:
- the LOC144038788 gene encoding uncharacterized protein LOC144038788 isoform X2, which produces MDEGSSKQAGLSLPLPTLHLLVSPIRLVSAAIWQTIEHKTVSDYGLLEEFVFMVTEIVPQLLSTRQRAELILGLRARLILELCRSEETANIQTIQPHLDRMQSLQSVWKVETENATPDISDSHFMSLVRNLLRNSEERNNFFQDVFPEDFGPTYDKAIQTLMWLFLSRLEKLIPSQSLQQIASLLSDSSSVLRACMESFTASQELKTVLDAHKDLSQLEDVESCEVDSGILSTLCLPPAERDAILSEQAGTDPQSSVVYTDCTEMEVEAGSKMAFSEENVQKPWLGIDQEEKPDIGTEAAQEGTGADDCEMEDHHDNLSETLIIGEDGKVTVLDSLVKTPNRRGRKKKRLDDEDYQMPACAQDPDFDLLKRPVRKNRGLKMKRLLSQWRKSGRTPATGSGNSSLVSAKGNDLPDRTCNVCGKVVSHVKFLERHMTQHAEELTYSCAACHRNFKHFRFLQQHKCQSVPTETEAQKENSETAGEEDNKSAILICEPGNEAVLADSTADDPDYLPTSGKRSSKELGQKSPEDTKNILDGPFYCPHCSVEFKCKQTFRFHLRNICYNEQQVDPDQPEDVRHCFRCNECDKAFKYKSTLDSHKQTHNPLYCEVCMKLVRDSDALAMHKESHTPFQCNQCEENFPVFKALHKHYIDVHNPTEPFTCTHCQTTFASLKRFIRHEWKHTGYQPFRCPHCSKRFRSYSDLVEHQKKHTKAYPFLCWECGKKFRHGVTLTRHVERVHQSGELLSDKALPTFDCGQCGKSFTSRRCLLKHDNFHHKGMRFPCEHCGKGFFGKDALVRHTLIHTGERPFKCDDCDKSFRSSAELKIHRRYHTGERPFKCSICEKGFVQSCFLTLHMRTHTGERPYVCTNCSKAFSSLHGLKRHRRLVHA; this is translated from the exons ATGGATGAAGGTTCCTCCAAGCAAGCCG GTCTATCTCTCCCACTCCCTACTCTGCACCTCCTGGTTTCGCCAATTCGTCTGGTCTCTGCAGCCATTTGGCAGACGATAGAGCACAAGACTGTATCGGATTATGGACTgcttgaggagtttgtgtttatGGTTACTGAAATTGTTCCTCAACTCCTTTCAACCAGGCAACGTGCAGAACTCATTTTGGGTCTGAGAGCACGG CTCATCCTGGAACTTTGCCGCTCTGAGGAGACAGCCAACATCCAGACCATTCAGCCACACCTAGATCGTATGCAAAGCCTTCAATCAGTGTGGAAAGTAGAG ACTGAGAATGCAACGCCAGACATTTCGGACTCTCATTTTATGAGCCTCGTGCGGAATTTGTTGAGAAATTCTGAAGAGAGAAACAATTTCTTTCAA GATGTTTTTCCTGAAGACTTTGGTCCCACATATGACAAAGCAATCCAGACATTGATGTGGTTATTTCTGTCCAGGCTTGAAAAGCTTATTCCAAGTCAGTCTCTCCAGCAG ATTGCATCTTTGCTAAGCGATTCCTCTTCAGTTCTGAGAGCGTGCATGGAGTCTTTTACCGCATCTCAGGAGCTGAAAACCGTGTTGGACGCTCACAAAGACCTCAGCCAGTTGGAGGATGTTG AATCTTGTGAGGTTGATAGTGGCATCTTGTCCACTCTGTGTCTCCCTCCTGCGGAAAGAGATGCAATCCTCAGTGAGCAAGCAGGCACGGATCCCCAGAGTAGCGTGGTTTATACGGACTGCACAGAAATGGAAGTCGAGGCTGGCAGCAAAATGGCATTTTCAGAGGAAAACGTGCAAAAACCGTGGCTGGGAATTGATCAGGAAGAAAAGCCAGACATTGGTACAGAGGCCGCTCAAGAAGGTACAGGTGCTGATGATTGTGAAATGGAAGACCACCACGATAACCTATCTGAAACGCTCATCATAGGAGAGGATGGCAAGGTGACAGTGCTTGACAGCTTAGTAAAGACGCCCAACAGACGTGGGAGAAAAAAGAAGCGTCTTGATGATGAAGATTATCAAATGCCAGCATGTGCGCAGGATCCAGATTTTGATTTGCTGAAAAGACCCGTGCGAAAGAATCGCGGCCTCAAGATGAAACGGCTCCTGTCACAGTGGAGGAAATCCGGAAGGACGCCGGCCACCGGCAGTGGCAACAGCTCTCTCGTCTCAGCCAAAGGGAATGATTTGCCTGATCGAACGTGTAATGTGTGCGGCAAGGTGGTGAGCCATGTCAAATTCTTAGAGCGTCACATGACTCAACACGCCGAAGAGTTGACCTACTCTTGTGCAGCGTGTCATAGAAATTTCAAGCACTTCCGCTTCTTACAGCAGCATAAATGCCAAAGTGTGCCGACAGAGACAGAAGCCCAGAAAGAGAACTCAGAAACTGCGGGAGAAGAGGACAACAAGTCTGCCATCCTCATTTGTGAGCCAGGCAACGAAGCAGTGCTCGCAGACAGCACCGCAGACGACCCAGATTACTTACCCACCTCAGGAAAGAGGTCCTCCAAAGAATTGGGACAGAAAAGCCCAGAAGACACGAAAAATATCCTTGACGGGCCATTCTATTGTCCCCACTGCAGCGTGGAGTTCAAGTGCAAGCAGACGTTTCGCTTCCATTTACGAAACATCTGTTACAACGAGCAACAGGTGGATCCCGATCAGCCCGAAGACGTTCGGCATTGTTTCCGCTGCAACGAATGCGACAAGGCCTTCAAGTACAAATCAACCTTGGATTCCCACAAACAGACGCACAACCCGCTGTACTGCGAGGTTTGCATGAAACTGGTGCGCGACTCGGACGCGTTGGCCATGCATAAAGAATCACACACGCCGTTCCAGTGCAACCAGTGTGAGGAGAACTTCCCCGTCTTCAAGGCGCTGCATAAGCACTACATAGACGTCCATAATCCTACCGAGCCGTTCACGTGCACCCACTGCCAGACCACATTCGCCAGTTTGAAGCGTTTCATCCGACACGAGTGGAAACACACCGGCTACCAGCCCTTTCGGTGCCCCCACTGCTCCAAAAGATTCCGATCGTACTCAGACCTGGTGGAGCACCAGAAAAAGCACACCAAGGCGTATCCCTTCCTTTGCTGGGAGTGTGGCAAGAAATTCCGACACGGCGTCACTCTGACGAGGCACGTCGAGCGCGTGCATCAGTCTGGCGAACTCCTCAGCGATAAAGCTTTACCGACGTTTGACTGCGGCCAGTGCGGGAAGAGCTTCACCTCAAGGAGATGCCTCCTCAAACACGATAACTTCCACCACAAAGGCATGCGCTTCCCATGTGAGCATTGCGGAAAGGGTTTCTTTGGTAAAGATGCGCTAGTGAGGCATACTCTGATCCATACGGGCGAAAGGCCGTTCAAATGTGACGACTGCGACAAGTCTTTCCGTTCCTCTGCAGAACTTAAAATCCATCGCAGATACCATACGGGGGAAAGGCCGTTTAAGTGTAGCATCTGTGAAAAGGGTTTTGTCCAGTCCTGTTTTCTCACGCTACACATGCGAACCCATACTGGAGAGAGGCCATACGTTTGTACTAACTGTAGCAAAGCGTTTTCCAGTTTACATGGCCTGAAAAGACATCGCAGGCTTGTCCATGCATAG
- the LOC144038788 gene encoding uncharacterized protein LOC144038788 isoform X1: MDEGSSKQAGLSLPLPTLHLLVSPIRLVSAAIWQTIEHKTVSDYGLLEEFVFMVTEIVPQLLSTRQRAELILGLRARLILELCRSEETANIQTIQPHLDRMQSLQSVWKVEVSSKTENATPDISDSHFMSLVRNLLRNSEERNNFFQDVFPEDFGPTYDKAIQTLMWLFLSRLEKLIPSQSLQQIASLLSDSSSVLRACMESFTASQELKTVLDAHKDLSQLEDVESCEVDSGILSTLCLPPAERDAILSEQAGTDPQSSVVYTDCTEMEVEAGSKMAFSEENVQKPWLGIDQEEKPDIGTEAAQEGTGADDCEMEDHHDNLSETLIIGEDGKVTVLDSLVKTPNRRGRKKKRLDDEDYQMPACAQDPDFDLLKRPVRKNRGLKMKRLLSQWRKSGRTPATGSGNSSLVSAKGNDLPDRTCNVCGKVVSHVKFLERHMTQHAEELTYSCAACHRNFKHFRFLQQHKCQSVPTETEAQKENSETAGEEDNKSAILICEPGNEAVLADSTADDPDYLPTSGKRSSKELGQKSPEDTKNILDGPFYCPHCSVEFKCKQTFRFHLRNICYNEQQVDPDQPEDVRHCFRCNECDKAFKYKSTLDSHKQTHNPLYCEVCMKLVRDSDALAMHKESHTPFQCNQCEENFPVFKALHKHYIDVHNPTEPFTCTHCQTTFASLKRFIRHEWKHTGYQPFRCPHCSKRFRSYSDLVEHQKKHTKAYPFLCWECGKKFRHGVTLTRHVERVHQSGELLSDKALPTFDCGQCGKSFTSRRCLLKHDNFHHKGMRFPCEHCGKGFFGKDALVRHTLIHTGERPFKCDDCDKSFRSSAELKIHRRYHTGERPFKCSICEKGFVQSCFLTLHMRTHTGERPYVCTNCSKAFSSLHGLKRHRRLVHA; the protein is encoded by the exons ATGGATGAAGGTTCCTCCAAGCAAGCCG GTCTATCTCTCCCACTCCCTACTCTGCACCTCCTGGTTTCGCCAATTCGTCTGGTCTCTGCAGCCATTTGGCAGACGATAGAGCACAAGACTGTATCGGATTATGGACTgcttgaggagtttgtgtttatGGTTACTGAAATTGTTCCTCAACTCCTTTCAACCAGGCAACGTGCAGAACTCATTTTGGGTCTGAGAGCACGG CTCATCCTGGAACTTTGCCGCTCTGAGGAGACAGCCAACATCCAGACCATTCAGCCACACCTAGATCGTATGCAAAGCCTTCAATCAGTGTGGAAAGTAGAGGTGAGTAGCAAG ACTGAGAATGCAACGCCAGACATTTCGGACTCTCATTTTATGAGCCTCGTGCGGAATTTGTTGAGAAATTCTGAAGAGAGAAACAATTTCTTTCAA GATGTTTTTCCTGAAGACTTTGGTCCCACATATGACAAAGCAATCCAGACATTGATGTGGTTATTTCTGTCCAGGCTTGAAAAGCTTATTCCAAGTCAGTCTCTCCAGCAG ATTGCATCTTTGCTAAGCGATTCCTCTTCAGTTCTGAGAGCGTGCATGGAGTCTTTTACCGCATCTCAGGAGCTGAAAACCGTGTTGGACGCTCACAAAGACCTCAGCCAGTTGGAGGATGTTG AATCTTGTGAGGTTGATAGTGGCATCTTGTCCACTCTGTGTCTCCCTCCTGCGGAAAGAGATGCAATCCTCAGTGAGCAAGCAGGCACGGATCCCCAGAGTAGCGTGGTTTATACGGACTGCACAGAAATGGAAGTCGAGGCTGGCAGCAAAATGGCATTTTCAGAGGAAAACGTGCAAAAACCGTGGCTGGGAATTGATCAGGAAGAAAAGCCAGACATTGGTACAGAGGCCGCTCAAGAAGGTACAGGTGCTGATGATTGTGAAATGGAAGACCACCACGATAACCTATCTGAAACGCTCATCATAGGAGAGGATGGCAAGGTGACAGTGCTTGACAGCTTAGTAAAGACGCCCAACAGACGTGGGAGAAAAAAGAAGCGTCTTGATGATGAAGATTATCAAATGCCAGCATGTGCGCAGGATCCAGATTTTGATTTGCTGAAAAGACCCGTGCGAAAGAATCGCGGCCTCAAGATGAAACGGCTCCTGTCACAGTGGAGGAAATCCGGAAGGACGCCGGCCACCGGCAGTGGCAACAGCTCTCTCGTCTCAGCCAAAGGGAATGATTTGCCTGATCGAACGTGTAATGTGTGCGGCAAGGTGGTGAGCCATGTCAAATTCTTAGAGCGTCACATGACTCAACACGCCGAAGAGTTGACCTACTCTTGTGCAGCGTGTCATAGAAATTTCAAGCACTTCCGCTTCTTACAGCAGCATAAATGCCAAAGTGTGCCGACAGAGACAGAAGCCCAGAAAGAGAACTCAGAAACTGCGGGAGAAGAGGACAACAAGTCTGCCATCCTCATTTGTGAGCCAGGCAACGAAGCAGTGCTCGCAGACAGCACCGCAGACGACCCAGATTACTTACCCACCTCAGGAAAGAGGTCCTCCAAAGAATTGGGACAGAAAAGCCCAGAAGACACGAAAAATATCCTTGACGGGCCATTCTATTGTCCCCACTGCAGCGTGGAGTTCAAGTGCAAGCAGACGTTTCGCTTCCATTTACGAAACATCTGTTACAACGAGCAACAGGTGGATCCCGATCAGCCCGAAGACGTTCGGCATTGTTTCCGCTGCAACGAATGCGACAAGGCCTTCAAGTACAAATCAACCTTGGATTCCCACAAACAGACGCACAACCCGCTGTACTGCGAGGTTTGCATGAAACTGGTGCGCGACTCGGACGCGTTGGCCATGCATAAAGAATCACACACGCCGTTCCAGTGCAACCAGTGTGAGGAGAACTTCCCCGTCTTCAAGGCGCTGCATAAGCACTACATAGACGTCCATAATCCTACCGAGCCGTTCACGTGCACCCACTGCCAGACCACATTCGCCAGTTTGAAGCGTTTCATCCGACACGAGTGGAAACACACCGGCTACCAGCCCTTTCGGTGCCCCCACTGCTCCAAAAGATTCCGATCGTACTCAGACCTGGTGGAGCACCAGAAAAAGCACACCAAGGCGTATCCCTTCCTTTGCTGGGAGTGTGGCAAGAAATTCCGACACGGCGTCACTCTGACGAGGCACGTCGAGCGCGTGCATCAGTCTGGCGAACTCCTCAGCGATAAAGCTTTACCGACGTTTGACTGCGGCCAGTGCGGGAAGAGCTTCACCTCAAGGAGATGCCTCCTCAAACACGATAACTTCCACCACAAAGGCATGCGCTTCCCATGTGAGCATTGCGGAAAGGGTTTCTTTGGTAAAGATGCGCTAGTGAGGCATACTCTGATCCATACGGGCGAAAGGCCGTTCAAATGTGACGACTGCGACAAGTCTTTCCGTTCCTCTGCAGAACTTAAAATCCATCGCAGATACCATACGGGGGAAAGGCCGTTTAAGTGTAGCATCTGTGAAAAGGGTTTTGTCCAGTCCTGTTTTCTCACGCTACACATGCGAACCCATACTGGAGAGAGGCCATACGTTTGTACTAACTGTAGCAAAGCGTTTTCCAGTTTACATGGCCTGAAAAGACATCGCAGGCTTGTCCATGCATAG
- the LOC144038788 gene encoding uncharacterized protein LOC144038788 isoform X3 — MQSLQSVWKVEVSSKTENATPDISDSHFMSLVRNLLRNSEERNNFFQDVFPEDFGPTYDKAIQTLMWLFLSRLEKLIPSQSLQQIASLLSDSSSVLRACMESFTASQELKTVLDAHKDLSQLEDVESCEVDSGILSTLCLPPAERDAILSEQAGTDPQSSVVYTDCTEMEVEAGSKMAFSEENVQKPWLGIDQEEKPDIGTEAAQEGTGADDCEMEDHHDNLSETLIIGEDGKVTVLDSLVKTPNRRGRKKKRLDDEDYQMPACAQDPDFDLLKRPVRKNRGLKMKRLLSQWRKSGRTPATGSGNSSLVSAKGNDLPDRTCNVCGKVVSHVKFLERHMTQHAEELTYSCAACHRNFKHFRFLQQHKCQSVPTETEAQKENSETAGEEDNKSAILICEPGNEAVLADSTADDPDYLPTSGKRSSKELGQKSPEDTKNILDGPFYCPHCSVEFKCKQTFRFHLRNICYNEQQVDPDQPEDVRHCFRCNECDKAFKYKSTLDSHKQTHNPLYCEVCMKLVRDSDALAMHKESHTPFQCNQCEENFPVFKALHKHYIDVHNPTEPFTCTHCQTTFASLKRFIRHEWKHTGYQPFRCPHCSKRFRSYSDLVEHQKKHTKAYPFLCWECGKKFRHGVTLTRHVERVHQSGELLSDKALPTFDCGQCGKSFTSRRCLLKHDNFHHKGMRFPCEHCGKGFFGKDALVRHTLIHTGERPFKCDDCDKSFRSSAELKIHRRYHTGERPFKCSICEKGFVQSCFLTLHMRTHTGERPYVCTNCSKAFSSLHGLKRHRRLVHA; from the exons ATGCAAAGCCTTCAATCAGTGTGGAAAGTAGAGGTGAGTAGCAAG ACTGAGAATGCAACGCCAGACATTTCGGACTCTCATTTTATGAGCCTCGTGCGGAATTTGTTGAGAAATTCTGAAGAGAGAAACAATTTCTTTCAA GATGTTTTTCCTGAAGACTTTGGTCCCACATATGACAAAGCAATCCAGACATTGATGTGGTTATTTCTGTCCAGGCTTGAAAAGCTTATTCCAAGTCAGTCTCTCCAGCAG ATTGCATCTTTGCTAAGCGATTCCTCTTCAGTTCTGAGAGCGTGCATGGAGTCTTTTACCGCATCTCAGGAGCTGAAAACCGTGTTGGACGCTCACAAAGACCTCAGCCAGTTGGAGGATGTTG AATCTTGTGAGGTTGATAGTGGCATCTTGTCCACTCTGTGTCTCCCTCCTGCGGAAAGAGATGCAATCCTCAGTGAGCAAGCAGGCACGGATCCCCAGAGTAGCGTGGTTTATACGGACTGCACAGAAATGGAAGTCGAGGCTGGCAGCAAAATGGCATTTTCAGAGGAAAACGTGCAAAAACCGTGGCTGGGAATTGATCAGGAAGAAAAGCCAGACATTGGTACAGAGGCCGCTCAAGAAGGTACAGGTGCTGATGATTGTGAAATGGAAGACCACCACGATAACCTATCTGAAACGCTCATCATAGGAGAGGATGGCAAGGTGACAGTGCTTGACAGCTTAGTAAAGACGCCCAACAGACGTGGGAGAAAAAAGAAGCGTCTTGATGATGAAGATTATCAAATGCCAGCATGTGCGCAGGATCCAGATTTTGATTTGCTGAAAAGACCCGTGCGAAAGAATCGCGGCCTCAAGATGAAACGGCTCCTGTCACAGTGGAGGAAATCCGGAAGGACGCCGGCCACCGGCAGTGGCAACAGCTCTCTCGTCTCAGCCAAAGGGAATGATTTGCCTGATCGAACGTGTAATGTGTGCGGCAAGGTGGTGAGCCATGTCAAATTCTTAGAGCGTCACATGACTCAACACGCCGAAGAGTTGACCTACTCTTGTGCAGCGTGTCATAGAAATTTCAAGCACTTCCGCTTCTTACAGCAGCATAAATGCCAAAGTGTGCCGACAGAGACAGAAGCCCAGAAAGAGAACTCAGAAACTGCGGGAGAAGAGGACAACAAGTCTGCCATCCTCATTTGTGAGCCAGGCAACGAAGCAGTGCTCGCAGACAGCACCGCAGACGACCCAGATTACTTACCCACCTCAGGAAAGAGGTCCTCCAAAGAATTGGGACAGAAAAGCCCAGAAGACACGAAAAATATCCTTGACGGGCCATTCTATTGTCCCCACTGCAGCGTGGAGTTCAAGTGCAAGCAGACGTTTCGCTTCCATTTACGAAACATCTGTTACAACGAGCAACAGGTGGATCCCGATCAGCCCGAAGACGTTCGGCATTGTTTCCGCTGCAACGAATGCGACAAGGCCTTCAAGTACAAATCAACCTTGGATTCCCACAAACAGACGCACAACCCGCTGTACTGCGAGGTTTGCATGAAACTGGTGCGCGACTCGGACGCGTTGGCCATGCATAAAGAATCACACACGCCGTTCCAGTGCAACCAGTGTGAGGAGAACTTCCCCGTCTTCAAGGCGCTGCATAAGCACTACATAGACGTCCATAATCCTACCGAGCCGTTCACGTGCACCCACTGCCAGACCACATTCGCCAGTTTGAAGCGTTTCATCCGACACGAGTGGAAACACACCGGCTACCAGCCCTTTCGGTGCCCCCACTGCTCCAAAAGATTCCGATCGTACTCAGACCTGGTGGAGCACCAGAAAAAGCACACCAAGGCGTATCCCTTCCTTTGCTGGGAGTGTGGCAAGAAATTCCGACACGGCGTCACTCTGACGAGGCACGTCGAGCGCGTGCATCAGTCTGGCGAACTCCTCAGCGATAAAGCTTTACCGACGTTTGACTGCGGCCAGTGCGGGAAGAGCTTCACCTCAAGGAGATGCCTCCTCAAACACGATAACTTCCACCACAAAGGCATGCGCTTCCCATGTGAGCATTGCGGAAAGGGTTTCTTTGGTAAAGATGCGCTAGTGAGGCATACTCTGATCCATACGGGCGAAAGGCCGTTCAAATGTGACGACTGCGACAAGTCTTTCCGTTCCTCTGCAGAACTTAAAATCCATCGCAGATACCATACGGGGGAAAGGCCGTTTAAGTGTAGCATCTGTGAAAAGGGTTTTGTCCAGTCCTGTTTTCTCACGCTACACATGCGAACCCATACTGGAGAGAGGCCATACGTTTGTACTAACTGTAGCAAAGCGTTTTCCAGTTTACATGGCCTGAAAAGACATCGCAGGCTTGTCCATGCATAG